The following nucleotide sequence is from Williamwhitmania sp..
ATTGGTGGGACGTTGCTCTAAAACGCTGCAGGAAGAGCAGGGCTATAGCTTCATTAACCTTTCGCAGTCCGACTGGCCCTGTCGCATATTCCGTTTGCAGCAGAACATCGGAGTTGAGTTCGTTTCGAAAATGGTAGAGAAGATGCGAACTGGAGAACTACCACACCGCATTACCCTTTCCGAATACGATGCTGCCATTCCGCTGCTGGAGGATGCTGGTCTTGTGCAGGTGTTTTCGCAGAAGGGGATGGCAATTCAGCTGAATGATGCTCAACTTCAAGAGCCATCTAACATTGAATTTATTCAGGTGAAAACGCAGGTGGATGCGGCTCGTTTTGCCATGGTGGCCTCAGCCTCTTTTGGGTATTGGGTTGCGCCAATGATGATAGGTTCGCTGGTTGGGCAAAGCAGTGTTGTTATGCTTCTAGGACTGGTTGATGGTTCTGAGACCTGCTGTGGTCTTGCCTTTTTCGACTCAAGCGGTCATGCCGGTCTGCACATGATAGGCACGATGCCCGAATACCGTGGTCGTGGGTTCGCTAGGATTATTACTCAAAGGTTGATGGCGGAGTGCCAACAGAGAGAAGTGTCTCTCTGTGTGCTGCATGCCTCGCCAGCAGGAGCAATAGTTTATGAGAGGCTTGGATTTGAAACCTACGGAAAAATTGTAACTTATGCGGCGTTGGGTAATAAGTAAATTAA
It contains:
- a CDS encoding GNAT family N-acetyltransferase, with amino-acid sequence MFAMPSTPSSTDLLIAENLFCFWELVGRCSKTLQEEQGYSFINLSQSDWPCRIFRLQQNIGVEFVSKMVEKMRTGELPHRITLSEYDAAIPLLEDAGLVQVFSQKGMAIQLNDAQLQEPSNIEFIQVKTQVDAARFAMVASASFGYWVAPMMIGSLVGQSSVVMLLGLVDGSETCCGLAFFDSSGHAGLHMIGTMPEYRGRGFARIITQRLMAECQQREVSLCVLHASPAGAIVYERLGFETYGKIVTYAALGNK